A window of Zingiber officinale cultivar Zhangliang chromosome 5A, Zo_v1.1, whole genome shotgun sequence contains these coding sequences:
- the LOC121982924 gene encoding E3 ubiquitin-protein ligase MPSR1-like, giving the protein MAAEAESVRLEEIVRRGIAFFPFFFDVVGTDDAASELERLVIFNPLSRRVVVLQSDPGIIHSLMSSDTEAGGPPPASEASIEALRVVDPEEIGAEEECPVCLEWMRGHEAAYEEEVAREMPCGHRFHGRCIEKWLGMRGSCPLCRYQMPAAEEEPKKVGGEESTRSREVFVTITFGRMEGEEVSQQQQQEEGQREAQ; this is encoded by the coding sequence ATGGCGGCGGAAGCGGAGAGCGTGCGCCTGGAGGAGATTGTGCGGAGGGGGATCGCatttttccctttcttcttcgacGTGGTTGGCACGGACGACGCGGCGTCGGAGCTGGAGCGGCTCGTGATCTTCAATCCGCTCAGCCGGAGGGTGGTCGTCCTCCAGAGCGATCCAGGGATCATACACAGCCTGATGTCTTCCGATACGGAGGCTGGCGGGCCGCCGCCGGCCTCCGAGGCGTCGATCGAGGCCCTTAGGGTTGTGGACCCGGAGGAGATCGGCGCCGAGGAGGAATGCCCCGTGTGCTTGGAATGGATGCGAGGACACGAGGCTGCGTacgaggaggaggtggcgagggAGATGCCGTGCGGGCATCGTTTCCACGGCCGGTGCATCGAGAAGTGGCTGGGGATGCGGGGATCGTGCCCGCTGTGCAGGTATCAGATGCCAGCGGCGGAAGAGGAGCCGAAGAAGGTCGGAGGAGAAGAGAGCACGAGGAGTAGAGAGGTGTTCGTGACCATAACTTTTGGGAGAATGGAAGGAGAAGAAGTTAGTCAACAGCAGCAACAAGAGGAAGGACAGAGGGAAGCCCAATGA